In Lolium rigidum isolate FL_2022 chromosome 7, APGP_CSIRO_Lrig_0.1, whole genome shotgun sequence, the DNA window TAGTATATGACATCATGCGTCTCGATCTTCACCCTTGTGCAGCCATCGTGTGTGTTTTGAAACATGGGAATATATGTAcctctattttaaaatgcatcttacacataatttaaattttaaagaatcaaaaaaaaaaaatcgcacgTGCATCTTCACTTACTACACACTCACAAATTTGTTTCATAAaagatcgacttatcatgtggcgtgtgtaaaaagataaaacgtttaaaaagacaaaactcagtgctaaaaataatgcttttcacaagataagttttctcttttttacatagaccataaaaaatattggttttttgtgaaacttgacgaacgcacatagaaagatgtacatgtaaaatttttggTCAATATTTTTCGATgctttgaaatatgattttttggtaaagGGAGCATACACACCCggaagccgaattgaatttccaaaCTAATTTAAAAATTCTTATCTCATATATGAACATAAATATTTAAATAATTATAATTTCATATTTGACATCACATGTAGGTAAAGCTGAGTTATTTCTATCCATCcgtaacggagggagtagatcacACCTCTTCATGTTTTTTTAAGAAAAGATGATTTTTCAGTTCAGTAGCATGCTTCTCTCGGTTCGGTGTAGCCTGGGCCGTGGGCTGGTCGGACGTATGTAGGCGGTACGGATCAAAGGCCCAACAAAGAGCCCATGTAAGGCCCGGCTATTCCAGAGGCCTCTGCTCATCCTTCTCTTCTCTCCTTCTCCAGacaggaaaaaaaaaacacaaaactctTCTCATCTGCCTTTTCTTCTCCGACGATCCGCCGCCCGCCGTCCGCCGTCCGCCGTCCGCCGTCCACCGTCCGCAGCAGCGAGAGAGAGCCAAGGACGAGACAAGAGGCGACGATGATCTACCGCAACTGGTCCCTGCTCTCGTCCACCGTGGTCATCTGGGGCAGCGTCGCCACCGTCGGCCTCGCCGGGATCTTCCTCTTCGGCGGCAAGGTAACCAGCCCCGCATCCGCAATCACGCCCCGGTTCCCCGCACGTGTCGCCGGATCTGCTCTTCCCCCGCGTATGCTCGTTGTATCTGGATTAGGGCAGATGCGGTTGGATTAATCGGTGGGTGGCTAGCAGGAGATTAAGTGCCTCATCGGGGCTTGTAGCGTGCAGTATCAGATTATGTTATGCAACCTTTTCATTTCCTGCGTATTATTGCCATTGATTATAGATTTGAACCTTTTTAGTGATTTTATCTGAGTCAAAAACAATGCCCTGCAAACTAGAGTGTTTCGACATTGTGCACCAAACTCAGGAATTAGAATCAGGCGTGTCAGTAGTTTAATTCTGTCATTCAATTTACCTGGTGTTTTTATTCAACTTGTTTCATGACATGGTGAGAGGTTGATAAGTCAAATCCCAGTTTTGAGGACTTTAGCTTCAATAAAATGGAATAAAAACTCATGATTATTTTGTCAGATTAGATAGTCCTATGTTAGTATTTAGATTTGGTTTAAAGTGTACCTGCCTCTTTAGAGGAAAAGACTTGGTTTACCTATCTGTAGTAAAACGAAAGTTAGCGAATATGTTTTTGAGTTCGAGTCGTTAACACTTTGCATGGATGCAAATGACGTCCAGGACAGCACCACTACAGCAATACCAGAGTTCAACGCCAACATGTCCAAAATAAGAGCTTACGAGTTCACTACATCAGTTTACTTAATCACCTACATACACAATTCATCACACCATTTTTAGCAGTGAAGTTTCCTTTTCTCCACATGGGTGTGttgtttgctgctgctgctttgctTCTTGTTCCAATTGCTGGGCTGTTTACTGTAGCTACTTTGCTCCTTTTGCTCATGGCTGGGCTAGCAGCAGGTATGATTGAGCTTTTTCTCTTGGTAGCTGATGGTGTttctttttttggagcaaccggcaggagcactgcctattcattaagaagagggaaattTGGCCAGTTTATAAGGGAAACTGGCCGAAAACCGTAGCTGATGGTGTTTCCTGTCTAAGAGCAACAGATTTCACCTTGCGCGTTTGCAACCCTATGCATTGCTACCCTTGGTAAAAACTATTTCATCTGTTCATTAATTTAAGACGTTTTGGCTAGCTGAACTagcttgccaaaactccttatatcaGTGAACGGAGAGAGTAGAAGATACCTTTTGTTGTAACAGTTATAGTATGCGATACTTGTTATGTTCTCTCATTTGTAGTAAAAACTAGAATGAGAAGCATGTTCTATAGTCCGCTTTTTAATCCAATTAGTGTTGGCAACATGATACACATCGAAATACTACAGGAAGTAAAAACTTGTGCTACAGAAACTATATCGAAATACTACGTAACACATAACCGAGAACAAAAGAAACTGTGGTGTTCTGCAGTGTACCTTGTTGAACTTGTGCTATTCTGGTTGATGCTAGGTGGGTACATCATGGTTGGAGCAGGAACAATGGCTGTTTCGCTGTTCCCATCTTCAATCGTTTTTGTttccttctttcttttcttttgtggacCTCTGCAAAATCAGAAATTGATCACTGAATTGATTTATGCACAAAGTAGAGAGAAGAATGTTCAAAATAAATTCATCATACCTTTCAAGACGCACAACAGCCATTTGATCCGGGTCACCATTCCTAGAAGTGTGCCACAT includes these proteins:
- the LOC124678339 gene encoding succinate dehydrogenase subunit 8A, mitochondrial, giving the protein MIYRNWSLLSSTVVIWGSVATVGLAGIFLFGGKEKFQGYLSREGERLRQQDRAMMGKN